Part of the Temnothorax longispinosus isolate EJ_2023e chromosome 5, Tlon_JGU_v1, whole genome shotgun sequence genome is shown below.
ataaaataaaattaactgtaatataacaaatttaaatgataagtAATTCACCATATGCGTCAAATATTCTGCTGGCCAACAATACATAAAGACTTCCGATAAAGCTGTTATAGCCATTCCGAGACCTTGGAGTATTATAGCTATAGGCTGATtctatttaaaagaaatttaatatatacatgatatgtatttatttcttgcgCTTTGATACTAAAATTCTTggatttaatcaaaattatttatatataataagtaaatgaagaatataataatatgataattatgtACTGCATATAGGGCATTCCAGATtaaatcgacgcgttttttttttttttttgaaaaattgcttcgggaaaatttgaaaaaatgcaCAAAAATCCTATgctacatataaaataatgttcaaGCAACAGCCTACAGTGGACTAACGtctgcttctaatttttttgaatttttttttcgaaaaaagcttgaaaaaaatagaagtgAACGCCAGCCCACTCTGGGTCAaggcttaaaaattttgatatctgaCATACGATTTTTGAGtcttttcagatttttaaattgtggcCAACAATacgtttgttttaaaaattctaagtaaatcaaatttatttaaaaaaaaatatgtatctcaaaaaattggaGTGCATTTTAGAGTTGgaacaataacataaaaaatcgcgGACTAAATCCGAGAAATCAAGTGTCAGACCCTGATCGATGTGGACTTATCTATAAATTCTGagggaaaattattaatactagatttttataatatatgttacgTATACTTACTGTgataaacaaaagaaagaagtatCATGCTAACCGTGCTACAACATACAGTTGTTAATACGAAAGGACGAGCAGCAATTGCAACTTCTTCAGTGTATCTGAATAAATGCGCATCAAacctatttaaattttttaaaattaaattatttggcGCCCAagcttttttgttaataagaCACAAATTGAAGTCTTTGTAATGATCGAAAGCCAGATAAAGgtttatctttgaaaattatataaaaacaaaatatctttatttcaaaattatttataatataaaagtccGACGCAACGATGATCAAAGCATAGAACCAAAGGTGCAGCTGTACACACGGCATCAGAAATGCCTTTACGCCCATATttactgccagtactgaaaagCTACAGTTTACGTTacgtacactatagatttttagtactggcagtgaatatagGTATAAAGGTATTTCTGATGCCATGTGTACATATATGGCAtatgtacgtacatatatgtatatgcacatGAATAATGCCGAATTTCTTTGGTGGGCCGGATAATAAAACTTCACGGAGGTCGAATCCGGCCTGCGAGCCGCGTAGAGGCTGTGATTCCCTAAATTAGATTATTCCCGTATAAGACAAGGATTGTGATACGTACTTGAGTAATTCTTgatgttttttaatacatttgaACAACTGATAGGCATTTGTAACTTTCTCCAGTTCTTCAGTTAATATCTCAAATCTTGCCGTTGCAAACCAGAGCAGTAGAGCCATAAAAACATTCGTACATAATTGTCCTGTTACTAGTGTTTCGGCTGCAGATTgttgtatatacattattattgtttttagtGGTTCATGAAACACATCAAATGGATATTCGGCTAATGTTGGAAATGACTGTTGCGTTAGAAAAGGCAATGCAAGCGTGATGAACAAAATGAAGCAGTAAGTAAACAAAGATCCACCATGGAACACGATACATTTGTCAACGACATGTTGAATCACAATTTCTTCATACGGTTTCATCAAGCCGCTAAAATGTACCATTTCAAAAGTAACATTCtacaaataattacttaaaaataattgttactgATATAGAGGGTAtggcaataaaattataaaagttttaaattaatcttgatGTAATTTGCACGcggatttttaaattttgaacaaataaatgttaatcaCCTGTATATGATGGTGATTAACcatatagaaaaagaaattaaaactcCCGTGAATAGAGCTGCTTGTCATAACAATTAGTTGTACTAGGATATCAGGTTTGTCAAGATGATTTGTGATAGTGTATATCAACGGTGCCACTAGGCCTATCTGTATAATTATGCTCAAACAGAGGTGCAGTTTCACACAGAACAACTTAAACTGCGTCGCATCTTGTGGTTGAGGCCAACACCAAGCTGAGAACAAACTTAACTTTACGAGCGAGATTACTTCCTCTAGCATCACCTTTCTTCGCATGACTGCTTTGTACTACGTATGTTAACGTATTGCAAGTCgataatatggaaaataaaatgtaccaGCTCTTTCGCGAGTTGCTACATAATAAATGATCCACGTATTTGCTTCAATTTCACGCTGAAAGGGTGTAGCAAAGGGGTGTTACCGTAAGAGAACGTATGTTTCTGCGTTTTTCCACATGGCATGGGTACACATATCATGAAGTATGTATGTGAGAGACGGTTCGCTTCGCGTGTTTGAATTCAATAACCGATAACGTTTTCTCTCTgcaaaagaattagaaaatgcACGCATAGTAAGATTTCAGTGTGATTTCCTGAAGATATGTTTCCAGcgtatttatacatattttaataggtATCATAAGAAAAATACCTGCCAACAGTATCATTTGCCCATTATCGTATACGTAgtcttttattgtttttgccATCATAAATATTGTGCGGTAAAAAGTTACGAACTTATCGACTTTCAACGCGTAGTAGCATTTTTCAGTGTACGGTACGCAGTAATTTAATCGAGGAATATTCCGGCGAAAAGAAATAAGTATTCATGTAGGAAGTAACACATGTTTCACTGAAATGATGTATAACAGTTTTAGAAATGAATTTCACGCTCACGCAACATTCGTACGTTGTAATTTTGAGAAGAAAGGAaggatttaataatttatatatagaaaaaggTTCTACAATACGGAAATAGGTGGAACGGTGCAACAACCTATAATAAACACAGCACCTCCTAAGggaataatattgaatatcgataatatcaataatattactAGAATTaatgtgttatattaatttaaaatgcaaattgcGTGCACGATTAACATGGATAACATCATATTATACGACaaaggctgcattccgatatttactgtcagtactgaaaatctatagcatacgtgacgtaaattatagaaaaatataaattttcagtattgagacagtaaatatcggaatgcagccaatGTTCCGCGATcgctatattttattgattagtGTTGTgattagtaaatattaaatactgcATGAGTCTTATGAAAAATTAGCACACCTAAtgggaattaataaatataatactgcgacaaaataattctaactaaatttatattattttcaaatcaaacCAATAGTTTGCTGGAACAAccgttatataatattttaataactaatcaataaattaactaTTTTAACATCCTAAGTTTactgttaatttttatcatcgtCCATCATTACTCGAAGTGTTGTGAAATAGGAGAGGATAGTCGAAAGATACTGTAACATACAATAaagtaagtttttttttataataaataaaaatgtatttgcaATTATTCTTTACGcattttaaagtaataataatataaaatacatatatttattacattaaccATCTGTTAATATAatcttcaataaataattaggtGAATTATTAGGTATACAGGAAATAATTAGGtggattaataataatgaacaaaataattagtaagccaaattaataaataaccaCAGTATTCTGACTTTTTTATAGCGATGAAAAGATAacgtgttaatttaaaaaataatatttattacgaaatGATAATAAGATGttcttagaattttattaaaaaatatttatattaaatctattacttaattattataatctttaatatatattatgttataggGGAAATTCTCCAAATATATGAACCGGTCGGATAATATAGACTACCGTTTCTTTTGAAAACATACTGTAGCTAACAAAGTGAAACTAACTGCAGATAATATTTcgtaccgccgcgccgcgccgccatcCCGTCAGTCGGTAGCAGCAAAGTTGCTCACGCGCACGTGTCAGTGCGCGAACATTTTGTGATTTTGTTCACACTCGATGTAAATTTATAGCGAATTCGGTTGGACGCACCAGTGCGCATTTAGTGCACATTGTACACTAATTTAATCTttgataattaaagtaaaatgcaaatattttgacTGATGAAATGtccaatacatattttaccaaatagtacaataaagaatattaaggATTTCTTGACTTAATccgtttatatttacatttatatatatatatattataatatatatatatatatttgatttgtgTACGACGGcttaatgtgcactgagtgcgcactgaCTGGTGCGTCCAATTGAATTCGCTATTATAACTTTCaatacaaacaaatattattatttcatgttAGCATTGTTTTATATGACTGCAATAAGGTTACATAATATGATTTCAGTATTAGTTCACATTAAAAACTGTTATAGTTAAGATTACTGTTTGTTAATTGGACTCTGGTCTATATTAAAATCAGGTGGTCCATATTACAATACCTGTTCTCAAATTTTGAACTTTATtcgatatttgagaaaaaaatacgtttttgtttggttttttgtttctttgtaaaaaaatttaatgtttttgtgTTATTTAACAGTTATAAGactgtttaaaataaacaaagctgatgattatatagtttttaataaaaatttatttaaaaaaaactttaggGTGAGAATATTTAGGAATTTCccttattataaatatacgtatatctcgaaaaatgttCGAGATATATCGAGGAAACAACAAATCGGTCtgcattaatatattctcATATGTGGGGTGGTTCCACCCCTTAGAATCGTTTTTGAACCGCAAatgaaaattcttaaattcatcTATTAATTTCTGCTACATGTGTGTAAAGTTTCAcgaaaatcagaattttcagATTCGCGAGGTTTCCTGGTTAGATAGATGGACACGCATGCACAAATGGAAATAGAGATAGACTAGAGGCCCTCTAGGGAGAGACTGGCCAAAGATGAACTGTTTCTGTCTCCATTTGCATTCAAACCGATAATAAGAAAGACGGAAGTATTAATATGGAAGtgtagagagaaagatatcTGCAATCTTATTTCCTGTTTGCATGCAAATGGAGACAGAAATAGTTCATTTTTGGACAGTCTCTCTCTATAGAGGATCTCTAGAGGTAGACAAATGGCAAAGAAAGGGAAATGAAGAGTAAGTAGGTTCATTCGCCTATTTATTCATATGTCTCTAATGTACAAAGATCTTGTTTactattttatagtttaaataataaataataataaaaaaagatatgattaatagaaaacttgtaaaaatgtGGAATTGTGTGTGATAAtgccaaataattaatatgaataatatgtcAGCAatctttaatcaattttttcaatcaatttGAAACTTGATCTCACCGCTGTAAAGTAATTAAGAGATAGTGCGGGCATAAGACAAGGAATGGCAATCTTTATTGGTTTTTGACTCcgcattataataatttgcagaCACTTCCATAGTTCAATGAAATGATTGTTTTCAAGCATATTGAACGCTGCTTCTGCGACATTGTTGTTCTgggaaaaagtaatatatattttctaaaataaaattaactgtaatataataaatttaaatgatgaGTAATTTACCATATGTATCAAATATTCTGCTGGCCAACAATACATAAAGACTTCCGATAAACCTGCTGCAACCATTGCGAGACCTTGGAGTATTATAGCTATAGGTTGATtctatttaaaagaaatttaatatacatgatatgtatttattttttgcgcTTTGATACTAAAACTCTTGGATTTAATcaaaatcatttatatataataaataaataaaaaatacaaggaTATGATAATTATGTACTGCGTATACATAATATCGGagatttacttaatataatacacatatttatttacaattaaatgtttttatttaaattaagtacaaatatttaatactagataaatatgtgtattatattaagtaaataagctcTTGGCaacaatctaaataaatattatttttatctaaatatttttttctcagtgtagatttttataatatatgttacatatacTTACTGTGATAAACTCAAGAAAGACACATATTAAGCTAACCGTGCTACAATATACAGTGGTTAATGCGAAAGGACGAGCAGCAATTACAACTTCTTCAGCGTATCTGAATAAATGCATCAAAACTacttaaattgttaaaattaaattatatagggATCTCCgatcttttttgttaataagaCACACATTGAAGTCTTTGTAAGGATCGAGAACCAGATAAGgtttatctttgaaaattatataaaaacaaaatatctttatttcaaaagtcttttataatataaaattcagaCGCAACGATGACCAAACTATAGAACCAAAGACACAACTGTACACACGGTGTCAGAAATCccttttttatctatatttattgcCCCCCACCCCCCAGTGAACGTTacgtacactatagattttcagtactgacagtgaatatagGTATAAAGGCATTTCTGACGcctgtacatatgtatattacaaacTACATATACGcatatgtatattcatatacatatatatgtatatgtataatgccGACATTCTTTGGCGGGCCGGATAAAACTTCACGGGGGTCGAATCCGGCCTGCGACCCGTAGAAATTGAGTTCCCTAAACtagattatttttgtacaagACAAGGATTGTGATACGTACTTGAGTAATTCCTGATGTTCTTTAATGCACTTGAACAACTGATAggcatttgtaatttttcccAGTTCTTCAGTTAATATCTCAAATCTTGCCGTTGCAAACCAGAGCAGTAGAGCCATGAAAGgattaatacataattgtCCTGCTACTACTATTCCGGCTGCAGATTggtgtatataaattattgtttttagtGGTTCATGAGACACATCAAATGGATATTCGGTTAATGTTGGAAATGACTGTTGCGTTAGAAAAGGCAATGTAATCGTTAAGAACGTAACCAtgtagtaaataaatatagatccACCATGGTACACTACACATTTGTCAATGTGTCGTTGAACTACAATTTCTTCATGAGGTTTCATCAAGCCGCTAAAATGTACCATTTCGAAAGTAACATTCTGCAAATAATTACTTGACATATTTGTTATTGATATACAGGATATATctagtaataaaattctaaatcttgaattaatcttcaattaatttgcatgcggatttttaaattttaaacaaatatatgttaattaccTGTATATGATGGTGATTAACTGTGTAAAAAATGAAGTTAAGACTGGTGTGAATAAGACCGCTTGTTAGAGGAATTAGTTGTACAAAGAATTCAGGTTTGTCAAGATGAATTGTGATAGTGTATATTACCGATGATGCGAAAGCTATCTCTAGAATTATGTTCAAGCAGTGATATAGTTTCATACAGAGCATCTTAAACAGTGTCGCATCTTGTGGCAGGGGCCAACACCAAATTGGGAACAAACTTAACTTTACGACCGAGATCACTTCCTCTAGCATCACCTTTCTTCGCATGACTGCTTTGTGCTACGTATGCTAACGTATTGCAAGTCgataatatggaaaataaaatgtaccaGCTCTTTCGCGAGTTGCTACATAATAAATGATCCACGTATTTGCTTCAATTTCACGCTGAAAGGGTGTAGCAAAGGGGTGTTACCGTAAGAGAACGTATATTCCTACGTTTTTCTATATGGCATGGGTATACATATCATGAAGTATATATGTGAGAGACGGTTCGCTTCGCGTGTTTGAATTCAATAACGTAACGTTTTCTCCCTgcaaaagaattagaaaatgcACGCATAGTAAGATTTCAGTGTGATTTCCTGAAGATATGTTTCCAGcgtatttatacatattttagtaGGTATCATAAGAAAAATACCTGCCAACAGTATCATTTGTCCATTATCGTATACGTAGTCTTTTATTGTGTTTGCTATCATAAATATTGTGCGGTAAAGGGTTACGAACTTATCGACTTTCAATGCGTAGTAGCATT
Proteins encoded:
- the LOC139813235 gene encoding odorant receptor 4-like isoform X1, whose product is MRRKVMLEEVISVVKLSLFPIWCWPLPQDATLFKMLCMKLYHCLNIILEIAFASSVIYTITIHLDKPEFFVQLIPLTSGLIHTSLNFIFYTVNHHHIQNVTFEMVHFSGLMKPHEEIVVQRHIDKCVVYHGGSIFIYYMVTFLTITLPFLTQQSFPTLTEYPFDVSHEPLKTIIYIHQSAAGIVVAGQLCINPFMALLLWFATARFEILTEELGKITNAYQLFKCIKEHQELLKYAEEVVIAARPFALTTVYCSTVSLICVFLEFITNQPIAIILQGLAMVAAGLSEVFMYCWPAEYLIHMNNNVAEAAFNMLENNHFIELWKCLQIIIMRSQKPIKIAIPCLMPALSLNYFTAYLSTILSYFTTLRVMMDDDKN
- the LOC139813235 gene encoding uncharacterized protein isoform X3, yielding MPISCSSALKNIRNYSILMHLFRYAEEVVIAARPFALTTVYCSTVSLICVFLEFITNQPIAIILQGLAMVAAGLSEVFMYCWPAEYLIHMNNNVAEAAFNMLENNHFIELWKCLQIIIMRSQKPIKIAIPCLMPALSLNYFTAYLSTILSYFTTLRVMMDDDKN